ATTAAGTGTAAATACAAGGATAGGCTATTAACTTGGATTTCTTCCTTGCCATCGGTAGGTTCCTTGGTACATAGgttttcttccccttcttctctatTCTTTATCCAATGTTTGTACATGCGGACACttcttgtactccgtttgatattttaatACTTGATTGTGAGGCTGTTATCTTACAGTATACAGTCAAAAAAGTATATAATCCATACATATATATAGGCCGCGTTCGGCTCCTCTCCGCTCCCTGGACAGCGCTCCCGGAGCGGACCAGTCTCCAGCTAATTTTTAAGGAGTGGCTAAAACCCAGCTCTACAGCTCCACGGAGGGATTCCAAACAGGGCGATAGTATCTTCAATCTTCATTATAGAATTTAGGATTGGTAAAATAAGTTTGCTTGACCAACAGTCATTTTGTGGCCACGGCTGGTTTCAAATAAGTTTTCTCTGGACAGGAAATATTTTTCATTGCTGGTGGCacatcttttgccttgtttcagaAAAACAATAATGCGAGTCGATCTTACTGGCCTATGGGCCCACATACACCAGGCACTGAAAGCTCCGGCGGGTGGTTGCGCAGCTTTCGGCCGTGGGAATTCAACGCGGATCATTGGCCGGCGCTAGCTACTGTACTAGCTGGAGTGAGCGCTGGCTGGTCGACCGAGGAAGTCCGGTTCTGCTAGACTGCTTGCACCGGCCTCTTTGACACGCAATTGGGTTCAGATTTCAGATTCTACATCGGAGAATTTCAGCTAACTTTGAGAAGGGCCTTTGGTGCTAGTACAAAAGTTGGAGAGAACGTAGACAGTGAAATTGGCCTAGTGTGACTTCTTTTATAGAAGTATAGGAGTAATACAGTTTCATCCCACTTTAATAATCTTTACAAAATGCATGGTTTTATTACAGTAAAAATGAACAAAACCATACACCTCAAGAAGGATTTCGATGCACATAGACTTTCATAtatatcaaagagaaagtttccaaaaaggaaacaaaaaaaagagagagaaggggggcACATCGGAGCTGTTCTGCTCTCGGGCCCAAACAATGTCGGAAATCGAAGGAGGCAAACGGAAGGAGGCGACCCAGTCTCAGTGGCGCTACGAGGACCAGCTCCTGAGCAGCCCCGGCCTCCCGAGCATCTGGTCCAGCGCGAGCACGACGGCCATGGCCAGCGACACGTCCATGCCCGCCGGCCGCACCACCATCCGGAACACGTCCGTGCCCACCGCCTCCTTGGGCTGCACCTCCACCACCGCGCGCCGCTGCTCGTCGTACACCGCGCAGCACCGCCGCGCGTACGACCCCTCCACCTCGTACCGCGCGCCGCCCGCGCACGCCGCCACGTGCGCCGTCGACTTGCCGCCGCCGCGCATGTACTGCGGCGTGCGCTTCACCGCGTACAGCGGCGGCGCGCGCGTCTCCTCGCCGGGGAACACCAGCCACTGGTCGCCCATGAGGCTGATGGCCTTCTTGCGGCGGACGGTGAGCACCGGCCGCCCCGCGGCGTCCATGAGCACCACCTCGGCGCGGGAGTCGGACGCGTAGATGTCCACGCGGTACACCAGGTTGCCGCTGGCGTCGAACACCGTGAACCCCCGGCAGTTGAAGAGCAGCGACTTGCGCCACACCGTCAGTGTCACCGGCTCGTCGTcgcgggccgccgccgccgccgccatccccaGAGACGGCACGGCCAGGTTCGGGTGCACCTTCGCCATGGCCACACTGAAGACTAGACTAGATAGATCGAGGAGCAGGGAGAGGTGAGCCGAGAGCTGCTGCTGGTTGGTCTACCAAAGGGATCGGTGGAGACGAAGAATAGATGAATGGAGCTTGTTTGATTTGGTCACGGTGGTATCAGGAGTATATATACAGGGGTGGTGGACAGGAATGCCCCTGGGATAATTAGGTTGGGTGGGCAGGGTGATGTGCCTCATGGCGCTCACGTGTATGGGGGCAGGGGATGACATTAACAACTCTCTTGATTCTTGATAGTGCCATGCCACTTCGGTGAAATCCAAGATTAGTGAGTCACTTGTGACTTTTCGCATCCTCGAATCAGAGGGCTACACTTTGGTGTAAGCAACACTCCATTGGTGGGTTACTTGTGACTTTCTTCGGAACAAATTAATGTGGGGTGAGATTTTTAGTGGGTCACTCATGACTTTTCACAGTCTCAAGTGCGGCAGtacatttttttttcttcttcagaaAAAAAATCCGGTGCGCGACCTTCCACGCGTTAGACTTAGAATGGTCGCACCGGACTAGTAGGTAAGTGGTGCTGAAATTATGTTTGTTTTCTTGCGGTTTTTCTAGTCATTGTAGGTAGTGTGTGCTAATTCGCAATAAGTTGTTGCGATTGCGAGAAAGTTAAAGGAAGTGGCGGAGAAGCGATGACGGGGACAGAGGAGGAGTGGTGCCGGCGAAGGGGGTGGAGATTGTGCGATGATGAAAGAGAAGATAGAGATGCGAcaaatgaggaggaggaggtgtcgcATCATAGGGCTATAGCATGAATGGCCACGCCTTCGATCCACCAAACAGTTTTAAGCATGTTTGCGAGAAAACGAAAATTTGTCATGTGAGTAGAACAGCATCAAATCTTATACTACTGTGTTTCAACctcttttttggaaaaaataaataaattcgtACAATGTTTCTAGAAAGAAAAGCAACAGAACTCTTGCTTTGGACAAAGGCTAATTTTCCAGAAAATGGAAGAAGGCTTTGGACGAAGGACTGGTATGTATGCTTTGGTGGCCTAATTAGTCACACTCAGACCAGCTCAAGCACTCTCACTGCTAAGAGATGCGACCTTGCCAAGAGCCGAACTTGAAGAACATGGGCTAGCTGGCTAGTATATCTTCAGTTGGATCCCAGCTTGGAAAGTTTGCCATGTGGATCATCTAGCCAATCATAGTGGACGTTCCTACACAAAAGCAAGCTCCGTGAGTCCAATCTATCGCAACAAGTGGTTAAATTCCTTAGGCCGAAAGAGCTTGAGCACTAATGATATAACATCAAGAATAGATCGATGCATTCCTCCACCACCGTCCCGTCCAAAAAAGTTGGCTTTGAAAACAAGCAAAGCTCTCCCCTGATACGTGTTTGGCCACCACTTGGCCTCGTTTCAGAATTTAATCACGCAACTTACGCACAGCATTTTCTGTAACTGCAAAAGTTGCTGGGAATATGTACGGTTTTAGTCTTCACCGATAAAATACGTACGATTTCCAGTAGATATATGTGATGATTCCCCGCCCGGTGCTTGCTCGCACAAATGGTTGCCTATAACAATTCACTACCCTCACGAAAAATCGACGAATCCACTTTAAATTTGATACCCATGTATACTTTACCTGGATTTGATCTCAGCCATGAACAGTGTGGCGCGGTGCACGTTATTTAACACGCTTGACACCATTTGAAAACAAGCAAAGCTCTGCCCCGATACGTCTTTGACCACCACTTGGCCCCGTTTAGAATTTAAGCACGCAACACTCGACATTTCCTGGAACAGCAAAAGTTGCCGAGAATATGTACGGCTTTAGTCTTGATCTGAAAGGAATACGTACGACTTGATCTCCGCCATCAGCACAGTGTTTAACACGTTTGACACGGATCCCCGGCGGTCCGCAACGCTCCAAAAAGATCCGCGGAGAAGAAGACGGGCACGACGGGGCGAGCTCGAGCGGAGCGTCGCCGTCAGCCCCGGCCGCGCCAGCACAAAGACTCGCCGGCGTCTAGCTCCGGCCCCGCATGTGTCCTTCGAATCTACCGGGTCAAAAATCCCGTGGAAAGACAGGTGGAAACCGGGGCCGGCCCCCGACGCGTGGCGCGGaggggcggctcgggcgggcgcGCGGCGTCAGCGGTCGGCTGGAGATTACATTACGGCCGCACAGCGATCATTGTTAATGGCGGCCGAGGAATGACCCCCGGCCCTAAGCTTTCGGTCGTCGGTCGATGCGATGCGAGCGAGCGATGGTGAGAGTGAGACGCGATTATATTAGGCGGAAGATATGGTCAGTCGGGTGGTTAGGCTGCGTCCGACCTGGCCTTCTGCTGGCCAAGCGATCTGCGCCCGGGAAATTATGAGATGCTTGGGTGGTGCATTAGCCGGTGATCGTATCTTTATCTCTGCAGGGGGTGGCTTGGGGCTGGCGGAAATGCTTGTTTAGACGAAATTATGTGATCCTTGGGTGGTGCTGGGATTAATCAGCATGTGATCATATCTTTATCTCTGCTGGGACTGCGATTAGGAGCTGGCAAAAATGTCGGNNNNNNNNNNNNNNNNNNNNNNNNNNNNNNNNNNNNNNNNNNNNNNNNNNNNNNNNNNNNNNNNNNNNNNNNNNNNNNNNNNNNNNNNNNNNNNNNNNNNNNNNNNNNNNNNNNNNNNNNNNNNNNNNNNNNNNNNNNNNNNNNNNNNNNNNNNNNNNNNNNNNNNNNNNNNNNNNNNNNNNNNNNNNNNNNNNNNNNNNNNNNNNNNNNNNNNNNNNNNNNNNNNNNNNNNNNNNNNNNNNNNNNNNNNNNNNNNNNNNNNNNNNNNNNNNNNNNNNNNNNNNNNNNNNNNNNNNNNNNNNNNNNNNNNNNNNNNNNNNNNNNNNNNNNNGCTTTTTAAATTAGAGTATGGTCTGGAAATGTGTGATTGAACTCTTCTAACTTTGTCTATCAATTTATAAAAACATTACATGTATTTGATCACAAAGAGTACTATCATTATGTTTTGTTATGGAAAGTATTTGATAACTAATTATCTGTGTTCATTCCAACAAATTCTTAATTATAAAACACAGCGCAAAAGTCTTGAAACCATCACATGTTTTGGAACCAAATGAATAGAGCGGTAGCATGGTGCTTGAGGTGTTTGTATTATAGAAAAGTAAATTTGGAGTTCTCGATGAAAATCTAAATTAAATTTAGTCTAGAAAACATGGCGGTTCGCGCTAATTGATAATACTTCACTTCTAAATAGACCACCACTTAAAAAATACTTGAATTCGTTAAAAACATACAGTGAATTGTGAATGAATATGTTTCTTTTGGCCATAATTCTTTTATGATTCTCGCAAAAAAAACTCTTCTGTGATGGGTTAGAATACGATGGCGTTGATGTGGATCTCATTGATAATTACAGACCCGTGAATGTCTCCATAGCACAACTCAAGTACTCAACCTTaaaacaaaaaggaaattcattgaaTTGGTATTGTCTAGAATAATTGTTCTCGCCTTCTCGGTCGGTATCGTTTCTCGAGAATTGCAACACAAATTTGTCAAATCGATTGCTTTCAGTGAATAATACATGGATTCGTGACGCAACCAACTGATTGACCAATGATATCTTGTGCTAGATCCGTCCCAAAATAGAACATGTTATGGAAATGTGTGATAGAACATTTCTAACTCTAGCTATCAATTTATAAAATGCTATCACTCTGTAAATGATTATTGATGTTTGATCAGCAAGAGTACTATCATTATGTTTTCTtatgaaaaatatttcagaattatctaTGTTTATTTCGACACACTCTTATAAGGCATAATGTTTTGGAACAGAATGAGTAGAACGGTAGCGTAGGATTCAAGGTGTTTATGTTGAAGAAAAAGTAAATTTGGAGTTTTCAATGAAGATCTAAATTAGGTCTACAAAATATGACGGTTCACGCTACTTCACTTCTAAATAAACGGACACTTAAATAATACTTGAGCTCATAAAGACATACGATGAATCGTGAATAATACTTCACTTTAGTTTCTCTTGGGCAGAATTCATCTATGACCCATCGCAAAAAGAAAAGAGAATTCATCTATGATGCGTTAGAATATTATATGACGGTGATGTGGATCTCATTTATATTCCAGATCCGTGAAGACATCCATATAGCACCAGTCAAATTTATGCCTGATAACTTAGCTCCACTCAGCCTCACACCACACAAATCGGTTGAATCAATATTGGCCAGAATAAAAGCTCTCGGCACTGTTGCTGGAGAATTGCAACACAAATTTGTCCAGTCGACCTGTTCCTTTCAGTGAATAATAATATACATGGATCCGTAGACGCAACCGGCCGATGTGTACACGCACGGCAGCTCGAGCGGCGAAAACCAGATCCACGCGTACTGGCACGTAGAAATGTGGTATACGTACGCCTAGCTGCCACACATGGGCCCTCGAGATGTACACGTACAAACGCTACGGAGAGTTTAGGCACACACATACTCCCttaaaagttagtataaagttgagtcatctattttgaaagggAGTGAATATCAAATAGGAAGCTCCATCCCTACACGTTTAGCGTGACTAAGCAAGCGACGGCGATGACGGGGCGAACAGTATGGGCAGAGGGCAGAGGTTAGGGGCGGCTACGTAGGAGAAGCAACCGTGACGGGGCATGCACGTAGTAGTACGAGTAGATCTTTCTACCCACCGGCTAAAGAATGCTTTACGTTGCTGTCGTGTGGCTAATACTATATGTAAAGCATGTAGCTGATGATCTGGTTGGTGGATCGAAGTCTCGGACGGACAGAGCGTTTTGGGGTTTCATCCGACGTAGATCCTTGATCGATCGAACTAGTAGTAGGTGTGGTACATGATCTACTTTTAATTTAGAGGAAAGGCAATGAGATCCAACTAGTTTCAAGTAGTTAATTCAAAAtaaccttttattttatttttgcaggTACAATCTGAAAGAACTTTACATGCTGTCAGTTTGTTCTTGTAAATgtcataaaagaaatattttgTTTCTGCTAAATGTAGTGCATGATTCGTTTCCGTTTTTTCTGGAAATACACAGTACATGTCCATTCTATCAAATCTCAGGTTTGATTACAAAAATAGGCTATTTTTGTTTAATATAGTAAGCTACATAATGCAATCTTTTAATAATCATGCATGCATCCTCATAGCGAATAATTAGATATTTTATGCTTCCCATTAGTCCAAGATATTCATAAAAAAGGACAGAGATGGCTAAGCTAGGTGGCAATTAAGGTCTAAACAAAGGAAAATGATGCAACAAATGGAGCTGAGGTATTGGTCAGTTGAAGTTTATTGCAGAGGGAGCTGTCAGTCAATAGATTGTGGGCCACGTCCACATCGGGATCCCTTAAACAAACTGATCTTCCACCGCTACTTCTAGAGCATTCTCCTCACTTAGCCTCAGAGGTGGTTGAGAACTTGAGATATTTGCTTAGTCTTTGCTGCTGCGGCCGCCTCATTAGCTTCGATTAATTCTGTCCGATAAAGATGGAAACGAGTTGACTCCTGCATCTTTTCTCTGTTGTTAAATTTAATAACTAgcacctcttgttcttatcttaagCTCTGCATTTGGGACGCACGTATGCTTGGCCATTGTTTGTATAGTGGTCTATATGTAGCTAGTACGTCAGCTAACTTTCTTGGAAGAATGGCAGGGAGCAGCACGGTCCATTCTTATGCACCGGAGAGAGTATCTCTGATCCGAGCTTGCACTTGTTATAAGTATTGTTTTCTTCCCATCCGCAACGGCTGCAAGATTCATACCAGTGGACGAGCAGGCTCTGCCGACGGCACAGTTGATCTACTAATCAGCATGAATAGTAGGCAACGGAATAGCTTCACACACGATATCTGATGGACGACTTGTGGACGATAGTAGGATCTTACGTCCCGTAATCATGCAGGGATTTAATCTAACGGTGATTACCTACCGTCGTGCATGCATCGGCTGCAATATCGTCGGCTGCGTAGCACTGCTCAGTAGGCAAAGCACACCCTCTTCCCCCCCTGGTCACAGCTCCCCCCGGCATGATCCATGGCCCATTCATTCATGCCCATCTCCCGTTCCTTCGCGTACCTCGCTGGGAGGAGTATCGGCCAAGCGTTCCAGCTACTGACGAGCCATCCAATGCATACTCAATGCGTCAGATCAGATGGGCGGTAGCGCAAGTAGCTAGGCCGTTTCCTGTTAGCGCATGATTACATCGAACGGGGGGACACCGGTGCCCATAGTGCCAGTGGAAATGATTCTGCCGATTATATTCGAATCGACGTACTGCTACTATTAGATGATTGGAAGAGTCTGGGGAAAACCGTGCTGCATTTGGTACCTTGTCTGTCTGTCTGTCTAGAATTGCCAAAAACAGAGCGTGTGGAACTGTGGATGgatttagagcaactctagcagatcccGCATCCGACCGAGCCGCAAAACGTGTTTGCAATTTGTGAAAAAACGTCTTTATGGAGCGGAGCGGATGGCCGCAGTTGCAGACCCCGCATAACGGCCCCGTAAAAAAAGATATTCGcggaatatgcttttttacgggtcggctttgcggggtctgATCTGGTGCAGCTCCTCCCGGCCAGGAAAACCTAAATTTGCACCTTAATTTGATCCAACATAATGCATTTCTTTGCTTTTTCAACAACATTGGATACATAAGACATCAtcaaatctttgctagaatagcaagacaaaaaaaaaacaagaaccacaagtatgcattttagaagatttccaacttccataactgctcccactagttggacTTATATATTCTCCATGCATTCATTGTTTATCCGCGGATTCTTGATTTTGCATTCttctttcttcatctttggttcgaaagaagtagacgttgctttccCTCTAGTTGCATTATGTTGCTTCAGCGTGCTCCCGCCGATTGCTTTCGCCGGAAACTTGGGCGGCGGCCCGGTGGcagggcgagggggagaggggaggaggttGGTGGGGAaagcgcgggctgaaatgtccccCCCCCCTTCACCAACCGCTTCAGCTTATATGCAGGGCACCGCAAGGACGAGGGGGAAACCCGCGTATTCGCGGGTTGGGGCCGAGATTTTGCCGCACCCCTCAAAATTTTTTGTGGGCCGGGGTGGGATGCGGGATCTGATCGGGCAGGTTTTCCCGCCCCGATCCGCATTTTAACGGTTATTTTGCGAGTcgtggcgggatgcggggtctgctagagatgctctcagGCAGCTTTGTGACTGTTTTTCCTGTTACTTGCTTGGTATAATTCTCCCGGATGCGGAAGTACCTTTCTACACCCAGAAGCAAATGCTCCTGGTATGAATAGTAAAAttaaaaaactagaaaaaatgttcaaaaaattctgaaatttttttgtGACATACTTTCACAAATGTTTGATGTGCACGCAAAATTTCATTGCGAAATCACATTGGTGGAAGGCGtgccaaaaaaacaaaatcagagcttcaaaatgcttttgtaagtaacattttcagagcatcgattttgttttttttacCACGCCTTCCATCAATGTGATTTTGCGATGAAATTTTGTAGGCACAACAAACATTTGTGAAAGTATGGCACacaaaaaaatttcagaattttttaaattgcttttgaatttatttgattttactgttcacaccaggagcatttgctcctgggtgtagaaactCCACGTCCGGCCGGATGACCCTTTTTTgttaaaaggaaaaggaaaaattaTGACAGAACATGATGCTGCAGTGTATAAACAGCCAGAAAGCAGACTTTTACACTCATCATAGCTTCGGAGCCGGGTAATTCTCCCGGATCACTTTTTTTTGGTCCCTTTGGTTCGttatgaaaaatgaaaaaaatctgACTGCAGATGATATACTGCAGAGCATAGTTTTAAATAGTAAGCTATGCTAATTAGCGGCACACTGCTCAAACTGGTATAACACAGCTATAGCAGGCCATAGCCCGCTACTTTATAACTTTTCCGGACAATTATAGCCAGCTATTTAAACTTTTGCTGCAGAGTGTAGGAATAGTCAGAAAGCAGACATTTACCCTCTATCATAGCTAGTATGATGTCAGTGCTTTCTTGAGTGCAAGTGATTACACTACTCTCGGTGCTTCAAGTCAAATGCTTCAGAAGGTTATCCCTACTAGTGCCTCCTTTTTAGGTAGAGAAACTTTAGAACAAAAGTTTCAGAGTTTTAACAGACACCTTTTGTCAATAGTTTTGCTATTCCTCAGGCGACTCGGCTATTTCTAAATCACCACTAGGAAACATCCAATCTGAACACGAGGTCCGGCGGCCGGCAGCGGGATGTGCAGAGGACACCCAAGCAGGCCAGGGCCAGCCAAGACGAGGCGGGCGAGACACCGCCCAATCtggaggcggccggcggcgggaATGGGGATTAGGATCGGGGCGGCCCGATCGGGAGAGCAGCAGAGCTTTTCTTAGTGGAGAAAACCAGGGTGGCTCAATCTAGGCAGGGGAGTTACGGCGGCATGGGCATGTGCACAGGGGATTAGGAGCAGCAATCGGCTGGACAGAGACGAACAGCGACGGGAATTTTGGATCGGGGAGAGCACGAGTGCGCCTGCGGAAAAAAAAATCTAGAGCTCTAatatcatgttggaaatatgcagcATGTATTATTAGGAGGCAAATGccaacatatatacacatacatgagaATGCCAAAAGGCTACAAGATGATACCAAGAGACTAGAATGTAAAAGGCCAAAAGACATCACTTAATATAACTCTAACAGAAATAAAGATATCTTGATCAGACGTCTATCAATGTTTGTCTGCCTTCGACAGCAGATAGATCCTATCAGATGTTTCACTGTTTCTGTTACAACGAAAAATCAGAAAGAGGCTGTGTAGTGCAGAAACAGTCAGAAAGAAGAGATTTACAGTCGATCACAACTACTAGTGCTGAGCTGATGTTGGTGCTTTTGCTGAGTACAAGTGATTACACTCCTTTTTCACCTTGCTACATCGAATCAAGTGATGCAGGGGTGTGGCATGGTGGCCGGCGTGGTGGAGCAACGACGAAGGCAAGAGTgaaagaaggaaggagagaaaATAAAGAGGATGGAGTCGCGGGGTCCGGGAAGGGTTTTGGATGGGCCGGGGATGTCGGATTCATACATTTCGCGTGTCCGGACTCCCGCAATCCTCTCCCAATTTTGTATCCGGTTTGCGGGAGAAATCACATCTGGACTGCCCCGCGGACCGATATAGACCCGCATTGGATGGCTCTCGCGGTTCAAACGGATGTGAGCGGTTTGCAGGTCTAACTTGAAGATGCCCTTACTTTTTTGTAATTATGAGGAGAAAACTAGACAGACGAAAACTTGGTGCACCTGGTACCTTATTTGTCTGTCTAAAATTGCCAAAAAGGCGAGAGTGTGGATGGATTCAGGCAGCTTTGTGACGTTTTTTTATTTTACTAACGAGTCTGTTTTTCCTGTTACTGGCTTGGTGATTGTCCCGGATGACCTGTTTTCGCCCAAATGTTTggttaaaaagaaaaggaaaaattatGACAGAACGTGATACTGCACTGTAGAAACAGTCAGAAAGCAGACATTGACGCTCGATCATAGCTAGTGTCATGTCATTGCTTTCTTGAGTGCAAGTGATTACACTACTCTCGGTGCTTCAAGTCAAATGCTTCGGAAGGTTATcactattattgccttattttaggTAGAGAAACTTTAGAACAAAAGTTTCAGAGTTTAATTGGACGCCTTTTATTAATATTTTGCTATTTCTCGGGTTGACTCGGCTATTTCTAAATCGTAGCTAAGAAACATCCAATCTAAACACAAGTTTTTAACCTTTTTATCAGCAGAGGTGAACAATATCTTGATCAGACACCTATCAATGTTTGTATGTCTTTCACAACAAATACcctctctgtcccataatataaaagtgtttttgACATTACCGGAGGGAGTAGATCGTGTTAGCTGTTTGACTGTTTTTGTTATacaaagaaaaaaacgaaaaaaggaGGATACTGCACAGTGCAGGAACAGTCAGAAAGGAGAGATTTACAGTCGATCATAGCTACTAGTGTGAGCTGATGTTACTGCTTTTGTCGAGTGCAAGTGACTACACTCCTTCTTCACCTTGCTGCATCGAATCAAATGCTCTAGCCTCTAGAGAAGTGGCACTACTTTGCTCCTCTAGAGAAgtggcaaggaggaggaggaggccgaggaggagggcgaggagggtggtggaggggaggttgaccccgagttgtggggtgacttgccaccgggtgctccgcaggggtggctgcgtggtactgCTGGAGTACCTagaccaccttctatcgaggcgcacaagtggctcattgaacccgcggggacagagtaagtgcctctcaatcatattttcaacacatgacaacattttcttattgtacacatggcaatcctttgattcttttgcagtaacTGGATCCTTCGCGAAAAGGgtcgtaaaccgaacggccttatcactgtcctgttgaaggagttttggcctaCCCTATTCTACCCGCGGCCAAACAGGGACCCGCAgcagcgggttttggccacgagctgggccaactacgaggcttgcagcaacgcggagtacgggacgaccgctaaggccgtgatcaccaaattttgggtaagttctcttctgaatcacttgtcttcagtttcgttcatagtttatcatcgagtcactcaactcatgccttgtttgcttctggtttatgcatgattgcagcaactctatagagttcttgacgagcacaaggccagagccgacgtagTCTTGCTTGCGGCTACGAAGAAGAAAGCTTGCAGTTGTAGTACGAGGTGCGATGGGTTGCCatctcgcagtactaccacatctacctgcaacaaaagatgaccaaaactcaagtgTAGAGGCAAcgacttaccttgaacagggagcagttcatgatggtaactattactgacttttcattgtttcaagcagtcgaCTATATGTTtcttgctcacatgtcatgcttccaaaatttgcataggttgttc
The sequence above is a segment of the Triticum dicoccoides isolate Atlit2015 ecotype Zavitan chromosome 1A, WEW_v2.0, whole genome shotgun sequence genome. Coding sequences within it:
- the LOC119284173 gene encoding protein LURP-one-related 8-like codes for the protein MAKVHPNLAVPSLGMAAAAAARDDEPVTLTVWRKSLLFNCRGFTVFDASGNLVYRVDIYASDSRAEVVLMDAAGRPVLTVRRKKAISLMGDQWLVFPGEETRAPPLYAVKRTPQYMRGGGKSTAHVAACAGGARYEVEGSYARRCCAVYDEQRRAVVEVQPKEAVGTDVFRMVVRPAGMDVSLAMAVVLALDQMLGRPGLLRSWSS